In the Mytilus trossulus isolate FHL-02 chromosome 1, PNRI_Mtr1.1.1.hap1, whole genome shotgun sequence genome, one interval contains:
- the LOC134712309 gene encoding uncharacterized protein LOC134712309 — protein MDYKLVHSVQYDDCHVQGGTNNKAESMWYNRPVWKWFFGGLAIGMLISIVICLVAGTILFKGYSRKNNCESSQSLQYQTNTSTIKNERTTSGLKQISTPATTTFYRHQSTAALKTIHTCQVAGGCNQPPKLQDGMECVFESKDDRTSVRYTLLAKLNVDTVDHCPAQRC, from the exons ATGGATTACAAGCTCGTACATAGTGTGCAGTACGACGACTGCCATGTCCAAGGAGGTACCAATAATAAGGCCGAGTCCATGTGGTACAATAGACCGGTATGGAAATGGTTCTTTGGGGGCCTAGCTATTGGTATGCTAATCTCTATTGTTATATGCTTGGTTGCTGGAACTATTTTGTTCAAAGGATATtctagaaaaaataattgtg aatcaagTCAAAGTTTGCAGTATCAGACCAACACATCtacaataaaaaatgaacgaactACTAGCGGTCTAAAGCAGATTTCTACACCAGCGACGACTACTTTTTATCGACACCAATCCACTGCTGCTCTGAAAACAATACACACATGCCAAGTTGCAG GAGGATGTAACCAACCACCTAAGTTACAAGATGGAATGGAATGTGTGTTTGAATCTAAAGATGACAGAACATCCGTCCGGTATACGTTACTAGCCAAACTGAATGTTGATACAGTTGATCATTGTCCTGCGCAGCGATGTTAA